Part of the Nicotiana sylvestris chromosome 2, ASM39365v2, whole genome shotgun sequence genome, TCATCGCTACAACATAAAAAATTTCCATAGCAATAAGTATTAGTCATTAGCCACGGATCATATAAAGTCTGTAGCTGAGTTTAGCTACGCTACATTTTGCTATGAATGCTACGGAAAAAAATATTGTGGCTAAAGTGTTTTGCCATGAAAATTTTCATATTTAGCTACGATGTTTTTCATAGTTATAGATGTGTAATGTTGTAGTGTAAACAACTTATTAACATTTTTCCTAATTATTTAGTTTTCCAAAAGGTATTTTGGAAATAACTTTTTATACAAAGTACTGTCCTAAATCTTTACAAAAGCAAACTTTGTCTATATTTGGCCAACTTTTAtgtaaatataataaaattttagTATTAACTAAGAGATCACATGCCATGAAAAATAAGCTTAGAAATCACATGCAAATTAATGACACATTTGAAATGGGATAGAGGGAGTATTTAACTATGTTTTTTATATAGTCTATGATATAGTTTAATTATATGAACTACTCCTGATGTCCCATATTATATTAAATAGGTATCTAAGTTCATTCCGGTCAGATTTGACCTGCATTTTATGTTTTAGCGATATGTGACCTTACTAAttcgttaaaaaaaaaaaattgaaatagcATTAATTAGATACGTATAATATAATTTATCACGTCGAGTAAAGGTCTGACAGAATGATTACGTCTTCGTTCAATCGACTAGAGTGTAATAAGGGTAATTTGACAGCAAATTCAAAAACCTGCTGACAAAATCAAAATTTCCTTTGGAATCATGTTAGAGACATATTGCAATTGACATTGAATATATTTATAGAGAGCATATGCTTCAAAGTAAAAAATTAATCACGAGTTTCAAGTGCAAGCCATGTGGGAAAAGTTTATCACATGTAACAATGTCTGAATAACTAGGTAAAAATTAAGGGACTACACCTATTTTATTGCTTTGAATAAAAGAGAAACAAATTACATCAAAGTTGTCCATTGGGTGACCATTATTCTTGCATAGGTTTTGCACAATCGTATAGGTGATGCCATGGTATCGAATTCGATATATTGATCTAAGGGTCTGAGCAGAAAACAAAGAGGAAAAGTAATTgtagcaaaaacaaaaacaaacctaACCATTGTTTTATTTGTAACGAAGCTGCTGTTTTAAAAGCATTTTCACCCTTTTACAAGAAAAGCaagcagaaaaaaataaaattgaacaaAAAGAAACAATCGTTACTAGTTCAAACTAACTTTTCTTTTATCGCTTAATTCTTTATCAATGGTGGTTTAATATATTAATAGTTTTATACCCTTACTGGGGAATATCCGTGGCACCTAGAGGTAAAATACTCCCTCAACTTGTGCACTAGAAAACCAAAATTTGTTCATTGTAATAATAAATCCACACTTTTGGTGAAAGGGAAATGAAAATGGGAATGACATATACAACTTTTATGTTGTGAGATGATTGGATTAGGTTTCGAATCAAAACTTCATGTCAAATGCGTaaaaacaataaataagatgtggTCCACCCGATATTTATTGTAGGACTAGAATTATATATCCTAATCTGATCTATTAAAATCTGGTTAAGTAGATGTAATGACTAAAGTCTAATTGATAGAGTTAGAGGTTATTTTCTGAAATAACAGTTAAGTAACTTCTCacttgttaaaacttgagaaataaACCTAATTACTGTAGTATTTCCATCAAGAGCTTGAGAGAAAAATGGGTGAAGAGAGAGAAAACTTTTTGTCATGGCCGAAGAAATTGAAGCAATATATTTTTCTTATGATATCAAGAATCGTACATAAATTCAGTTAAGTCAGCAATCGACGAAACTGGTAAAAAAATCTAGCAAGCTAGGTCATAAAAGATAGATTAGATTCGACAATCTTAAGTAGGGGAGTCGGCCCTTAGCCGAGATACGATACTATTAGCTAATCACTAACTTTTGCTAGAATGATATCGTAAAGTCGGAGAGGGAGAAGAATGCCATCATAGAGGGATCAGCGTGTAAATTTGAAGGGCATCTTCTTGATTAAAATATTCTTATAAAGTAATTTTTAATGAAATTCATATAGAAATTTATGGTTCTAATTAAGACATGGTTTGGATTAATTATCTTAGAGTACTGTTAATGATTGTTACATCTAAAATCATGCAATTCTCACTATAACGTCATCTGTCTCTTCATTATTATACTATAAAGCTCCTATCTGCTTTCGTGCTTGATCCAAATAACCTAAAGTTTTATTAAAGGAAAAGAGCATGGATATATCTATATACATCACACATTGAAAGAAACATATTCGCTGtcctttagttaatattttattttgtcaCACACAATTATTCTCTCTTTTTATCTTGATATTTCCTGCATATGGATGTGAACATAAATCAGGTGGTAGAGTGAACCATCAATATATTCATTCCTTAAAGAACCAGTGAACCTACGAAATAAAGAATTATTTCGCTTAGAAGTGTTTAAAACGCATTTCCCTTTTGCGGGACGCTACTCTCTACTTAATGCATGGCGTGATTCGAAGAAACTTTTTTCGATGGACAGCTTATTCTATAATCCAACGGCAGATAATTGTGCTCTTAACTCTATACATGCATTAATAACCGTTTGGATTAGTTTTAAATGACGACAAATGTTAATTAATTTGACGGGGGTCCGCCCTTGAGAGAGCTTGAAAAGTCAGAGAAAACAAATGTGGCAATGTGCATAGCAATACTAAATTAACGGTAAAagacaaagaggaaaaaagactTCGATTTATCTAATAAGAGCCAAACATTGCACGAGTCATTTACACCATAATGAGCCTGGTTTTGCCTAAAAAGAAAACCACCATTTGGTTTCCAGCAACCTCAAAACTCCTACATATCTCTTTACCCTACTATACGTACGCAACTTTTACTTtacgagagagagagagtgtgtgtCCTCTTATGATCATTTCATTCATCTTATAAGATACTTATGTATAATGCTTAGAAGCAGCAGGTTTTAGTGATGATTTATTATGTAGGTCAAGTGATTAATTATTGAGGTCTTTGTTCCATATTATTGCATGCCCATGCAGAGTAAGCATTAAACTGCTCAAGTTGCCGGGCCAGCAATATTTGACGTATACCCTCAAGTCTTTGCCGAAGGAGGGCCGATTCAGTCCTGAGCCGCTCGTTGTCACACTGTACAAGTTGGCACTGATGGGTCATCAACCGAAACAGGTTCGTTAAGTCCCGGTTCCCAACTTTAAGCCGGTTCGCTTGGTTCCGCAGGTTCTCCAAGTGCTTTTGCTTTCGCATGCGGGACCGCCTGGCTGATTCCCGGTTCGAGACCATACGACGGCGCTTTCTCTCATCTATGTCCCGGTTCGAAGCCGTATTCTTCCGCTTTCTCTTATCCGGACAGCAGTTcgtgttattatcattattgttattCCGGCTTGGCTCATCAGAACCGGAACTAGAATGAACGGAATTCGGTTTAGAGTCATCAGACCCTGAACCGGAGTTGGATATAACCGGTTCAGGGGGTGGAGAGTCTTCGGGAGAAATAACCGGTTCTTCTTCCACTTTTTGTGGAAATAGAAAAGCCGGCTCGATACACTCCCACGGAGTGAAACCGCCATCAAAAGCCGGAAACAAGTGGGGAAAGAACCCATCGGTGGGCAGAGTAAGGGCCGGAAAAGTGGACAACATGGCCGGAAAATCGCTTATAGAGGAGGGTAGGTAGGTAGGAGGAGAAAAGGGATTTAGTAAGGTCACGAGTGTAGTATTTATTGACAAGAATTAAGGAGTAGGCCGGGCTCCACTTAGGGGTATTTTAGTCATTGGACAAAACTTTTGAGTCAGGTGGCACTAGTAGGTAGGGCCCACCCATTGGCTTTTGAAAGTAGATTTTAGGGTGACATAAGCAACTAGGACCCACAATTCAGCTTAGTCACGAAGGAACAAAAGAAGTGGGGACATAATGTGCCTACGTGTCATCTTTTGTATGAGTTGAGCGTGTGAAGAGCCAATAGTTTGAAAAGGTGCTTACGTGGAAGCACGTTTGAGCTCGGCTCAGGCTATAGCAAGCCGAGAGAATGAGCTGAAATTGAAAATTTTTTAATGAGAGTGATGGACTCCCCACTCTCTGGCAATCATTATTTATCCATAGTGTTATTCTACGTAGAAGTGAGTATTTTATATGTGATTAGGTAATCTTCTGCTTTTCCTCAGGTTAATTATATACTCCATTACTTGTACTTACACAACTAGTACTATATAACACTCCAAATACTGATAGCATTAACATGAACTGCAAAAAATATCATTAGTTTGTTGTTTGGATCACAAATCATATAGTGGACAGAGGCGGACTTAGAGGGGCGGAAGGGGATTCACTCGGACCCTCTATGTCGAAAAATTACATAGTATATAAGATAAAATCTGTTGTTTACCTTTATATATTAAGCTTTGAATTCCCTTGACACAGCCAAAAATATAGCTgagtggtcaagggggttcaaactTTTGTAAGGTCATAGGTTCAATTCCCATTACCTACAAtcttttttaacttttttctttttgaacccccttagcggaaatcctgcctccgccactgaTAGTGTGTGTCACTTGTGCCTCttcaaaagagacacaaacatttaacgtggttcgatcAATTGACATACGTCCACGGTGGagaaaaagagagtacaaaatatggagagaacaacctcacgaagaggcaaacacaagtgacacactgtgacgacccgacccgttgtctctatgacgacccgacccgttgtctcatgagttactacccCGTTCTTCCCATTTTCTGCTTTCTTATGTTTCATTACCGGTATGGGGTGCGTTAGAATTGATTTGGaatgattttgataagaaatgagacacttagtctcttttaagaaggcttaagttggaaaagtcaaccggatgttgacttgtgagttagagggctcagaattgaattctgatgattcggttagctccggacgatgatttaaggcttaggagcgcaatcgaaagtaattttggaggtccggtgaagaagttAGCCTAATttggtgaagttagtattttggcgatttccgattgataggtgaaattttgatccgggagtcggaataaaattccgagagttgctgtagctttgttatttcattttggacttgtgtgcaaaatttgaagtcagtcggacgtgatttgataggtttcggcatcggaaatagaagttggaagttctaaagttcataaagcttggataggaggttgattcatgattttagcgttgttcgatgtgatttgaggcctcgagcaagtccgtaatgtattttgggactggttggtattattggtcggggtcccgggggcctcgggtgtgtttcggatgcccaacgggtcatttttggaagatttttgccgttttgagcataaatgtaatgatctaaaggttcatttttagttctagagatccaaatttgatttcgagacttccagaatttaaatcatgaattataggactgatctggaaattttggtttaatttcatcaagtcgcgattgggtttttgacgtgaaatgtgagttaattgtttaacgagcgaaatgggtattgaactgggcaaacgagctccgaattgagttttgattaaagggttgtttttgtattattatttgtgactcataggaataagaattgtataattccgagttcgtatgatggagttagagccattttagtgaaaaatggctgtgctgcaaatttcttaaaaagctgctgtattttctgcagcagtgaacagtacccgcgcgtgaacagtatacgcgcgtgaacagtaatcgcgcgggtgaacagtaattccgaaaaatCTGGGCAGCGAGTTTatacccgattttgggtcatttttgcaccattttcagtcatttttgagagcttttggacggggattgaaaggagtttcaactgagatcaattagaggtaagttttatgagttaaatacatgattttattgaagaatcatccttgaaatccatgaaaacatagccaaattataagaaattagggcttgagattgacgttctaaaatggtgatttgaggggtcaaatggactccgatttttgtgaatttgatatgtataaactcgtggcgagataaggatcgtattgatgtaaaaattgccgagtttcgagatgtgggcccggggctcgggttttgcaaatttcgtgaatttcgacaTTTCTcaattgttttcgattgggtattattcccttagcatattgtgatgtattcgctttgattttggttagattcgacgcgcgtggaggccgatttaatggtcaaaggcgtcgcgggctagagatttcaccggttcgaggtgagtaatacttgtaaatgatatcttgagggtttgaaaccccggatttgcacatcatagtgctgtattgaggtgacttgcacgccgaatatgagcgtggggtagagcaccgttggggattgtgacttggtccatcccggttgttgattttactgcgtatttgactgaaattacttgttatcatcataatttgggctgattgccatgtttggggccttgtgccgacttgtaaaatccttcgaggattgatattactgcttagcatgatttgcatatcatctaacttcagtccaaggttttaaatgctgttttgcaaacccagtcgtatttctaagttttgaaaacttaaatgatattttaaatgcatttccgggctgggaacttctgttttgtaaatgcccaaggggcttattatattattttctggactgattataaagtgacttgaaacagtggtaacaatgacactgtgtgatatacttgaaacagtggtaacaatgacactgtgtgatatacttgaaacagtggtaacaatgacactggatgatatacttgaacagtggtaacaatggcactgtatgatataaattggtcaggtaacaatggctgaccggtcaggtaacaatgactgaccaagatattgcgcttgggctgtaggagcccctccggagtctgtacacacccccagtgagcgtcgtcgacgataaataaatatggatggctcgggctgcacgccgcagtgggtactggaatgtaccatcatatgcattgcattgcattcatgcatttgttcattatttgttgttgtgatatttctggagatatttatctgcttttgctggtgctatctgatccttgagtgttggggcccgagtggctgaccaggaacgaagatattgcccgaggggcgggtttctgtgcatagtgacactgatggctggaattattttgcaactgttaaaaagattattttcaaaagaggtttaaaactgagtcagatattttataaaggattttcatggaattactgttttcaaaaagggttgtaccg contains:
- the LOC104239359 gene encoding basic leucine zipper 43-like: MLSTFPALTLPTDGFFPHLFPAFDGGFTPWECIEPAFLFPQKVEEEPVISPEDSPPPEPVISNSGSGSDDSKPNSVHSSSGSDEPSRNNNNDNNTNCCPDKRKRKNTASNRDIDERKRRRMVSNRESARRSRMRKQKHLENLRNQANRLKVGNRDLTNLFRLMTHQCQLVQCDNERLRTESALLRQRLEGIRQILLARQLEQFNAYSAWACNNMEQRPQ